The Biomphalaria glabrata chromosome 7, xgBioGlab47.1, whole genome shotgun sequence region CACACTACGGTTGGCTGGCTGCGCAAgcttgactgtcgtttaaagttatcaaaccctgcccgctcccacccccctttgtcctgcgggaggtttggactaggaactaatctaagtaatctactatgtatatatatatatatatatatatatatatatatatatatatatatatatagcagggctggacttaaccattgtgaggccctatgcaaaatggatttcgcggggccaagtttgggtagggaagccgataataagtgaaatttaagattcgcctatgcattttattaattctttactacgtacagaattactttacgagactagagtgtagcaaagtcatacagtatatcataataattctgtttcctaaaaagatcacgctcaatagtaagaattaccaaatgtttcaatctatcttttgagaattgttttccatattgaatgacaccccaaaatgacaattgttgtgtatatatttccgtatattttgcgatttcgggagaattccaggagctcctggtaaatcgacaggagggcgcgggaaatctgttttaagttataaaatggtttaatttaaacaCCTTGAATaagagcgggtcctatgaaagtgcggatcctttgaaagtgggggcccactgcggtcgtaTAGGTTgaagtggcctaagaccggccatgcaaaatagcggcgtatgctacgccgccggtcgactagtattgtATAATAGTGACACTTTggtgaaattaaaacaaaatcaaatcaacttttaataaaaaaaaagttgactgcTTTTGAGACAaacaagaattttttaaaaatgtaaacaacaattcaaaaaataaaacataagaaGTTCAGTTCTCTAAGTATCAATGTACACTAAGTGTTACATACACACAACAAATTAATGCATCATTATATATGGTTTACACACAAAATCTATGTATCATTACATACTAAGACTTACTAACACACAACATAGAAATATTCTTTCCTATATTTGTCTAACATTACATAAAAACCAATgggttctgaaaaaaaaacagtgtatGATTAACACAGCCTAATAACAGCCTTAGTTTTCTTCATGTTTTgaggaataaaaataaaaaagtgccAAAGAGGTAACTGCTACCAAAATATGTGTTCTCATTTAGTGAATCCCCTAAAggtgcagttttttttttatactaatagttttttttagaacatATGTAGAAACATTTCTTCCCCTTCTCTTTCAGTCAGAGTGCATACaacaaataaaatgcaaacaGCAGCAAGTTGAAATGAATTTCATAAAAAGGTTTCTTGGTAATTCTTAGACAACCATGACACTTCTAAAGCCATTCAAACTTTGTACGAGTACTGGATGAAATAAGATACCTCCACAAAATATCATGAATTTTATCAGGTCCAGATGGACAGTTATCGTGGTGAGTATCTCAAACCCAAGTTTTTGTATTCCACTAACTCAGACTCAATGACTTTCATCTGTAGCTGGTGCTCCTTTTGTTTCTGAGCCTCACTAGCAAAACTGAGACTCTCAGGGCGTGTCTGGGGCTGAGACGGAGTGTTTTTAAGTTTGATATTGACTGTGTGAATTTCGTGACATTTGGTGAATTTCCTCCCTTTGTTGATCACACTCTCAAATGCACTCCACACATAGTTTCTGTGAGTTAGATATATTCGAAAGCCGTGGTCGTAAACATTTCTCAGTAGACCCAAATACTGGAAagataacaaaaacatttatgaaaaaatgtttttttaatgaagacaTCACAAGACATGTACTGCCCAATATCTTAGTTAAActttcaatgcaaaaaaaaaatgtaaacaaaattcaTGAGCTAGAGTTTAAAATAAGAAGACTTCCATTAACATTAAGTGTTTATCAATGTTAGCTATTCAAGGGGCATGATGGCTGAGAAGTAAAGCGATTAGCTTCTGAACTGAGAGGTCATGAGTTAAAGTCCCAGTGAAGAATTAGATTTTTAGAACCCTACTGAGGTCTTACCTCTcaaccttatcttatataatacagacgttacttgaaaaaagaagatgattacgtcctacacgtcatgcagcAATAGAATTtagccatgcatattaaccaatgacctaaattctgctaagtccctggtttttctggctagccaACCTGAAATACACTGGCAAAGTTAAGATACTTGGTCATTTTGCTGGCAACAGCACATCCCAGTTAACCATCACccaaatagataaatagatgagctttacatcctTTGCCCAGATAGatgaggtctgaaaggggtacccTAGCCTTTAAATGCTACttagcaggtttttttttggtatttattACTATACCAGTAAAGAGACTTCAACAATTTTGTAGCTCATAATGCacataaaaactcaaaataaatGTCAATCAAATGCATCTCAAAatgttgtcaaaaaaaaacaaaaaaaacaaggcaGAAGTAATAGAAAGTAATAATCataatattacaatattcactATTCTAGATAATACCAATTTCAAACTTCAAAATTGTGCATGTCCCTGAAGAGTTATCCATTTTGTTAGATTTAAATACTGTGTCCGCAGTTAGACGGTTAGTAACTCATCATTAAAATTCTATTATTGTCTAATCATTAGTggcaacaaatatttaaaaaaaaaaaaaaaaacttttgtgatTCCAAAGTGTTGATCCATGTGTACTTGTATATCTTTCATTCCAGATATATATGTGTACATAAGAAAAGATGCTTGACAAATGTGTGTGTAAACCTACTTTAATGTATTCTTCTTTTGATGGGTCTGTAGCACTCCAGGTCACATGTGTTTCAAAGGCTAACTGTCGGACATCATCAAGGGAACCATCATCCAAGGCCAGCATTAAAGACTCGTGTTCATATCCTTCAACATCCATCTTGACAATATCAAGTTGTCTCTATTCAACCAAACCAGAATATATAGAAAAGTGTTATATGAAATCACAATAATCAGAAAGGGATTATAATCATaccttaattttgtttttctatagcTATGTCCCTTGCCTTATGATAGAACAAGAGCAGAAGAGAAATTAACACCTGTGACAGGGGGCACAAATGTCCACAGTGAAGgaaaaaacattgacaaagtaatttataatatattccAGTTCAAGACAGTATAAAGAAATGCTTGAAATACTTTGAAGTTAAAGAACTTTTTCAATTTGTTAATTGGAGATTATTTGTAAGAACCCCTTTGTCTACTTTATTATCATTAAGTATTATATGAAATGTTTATCAAAAGGATGAAGCATACAATGAAACGaaccaaaatataaattattattaatttataagagCAGTTCTAAAGTCATCTTATAGTCAGTAAAACATGTATTTTCAAAGGcttgtatattatatgtaatGATTAGCAGATGAATTATTAGCAGAGTGGATTCTCTTTCTCCAACATAACTTCCATTTCTTTGATAAAGTGAGcagataagaaaagaaaataagtaATATCTTTGTCTTGGCTTCTGAATTTATCCCTTAACCTCAGCAAGTGCTGAGATCTTAAGAGTTCAACTGCAAAACAAAGACTTAAGGCTCAACTTTCGCACATTAAAACTcatctacagaaacaaaatacatGATGCATCATGGTGTTATGTACTTCTGCAAGATGAGAGTAATGTCCTTGAGATATCCAGACTGACAGTCAAACAGACAACTGTAACCATCTGAAATAGTCTAGTAGTGTTGTGCGTTGCACTTGGAACACTAAGGCCAGCAAATGCAACAAAAGCTCCCTTCCACCAGCCTGAAGTGGACAGCGAGTTCCTCCTTCCCGCTGTCCTGTCCGACGGGGGGATGAGACTCGGGGTTAAACTTAGAGTTTGTTTTGTGTTCACTTCCAATGGACACAGGCACTCCGAACTCGCGGACAAGAGACACAGCCAAAGGCCGCACCACTGGGACCCCCGTCGTATTTGTGTACtgtaccaggctaaccgtgcgggagatgccatttatgtaacggcacCTTGAGGGACAGCGCTTGTACGTTGACAGATCGCTGCAGGAGCTTTTCTTTTACatccccgcacagtgcaatggaGATACTCTCACACCCCCTTAGGCTCTCCCGTGGGAGCCTTGTTTCGCTACCCTTTGGCCTTGTCGTCCCCTCACACGACCGTTTCCACTCAGgtgccactatgaggcagggcagCAAGCCTGGGACAACTGTAACCAGATCTAGCTATGGCATaagaagcataaaaaaaaaacaagggagaAGAATTGGAGTGCTGTGAAAGTAACCTAATCCATTCACTTTCCCTGGTCAGCAGCTATTCTTaacaggatatcaagagagaggctggtccattctttAACATTGTCCACAAAGAGTGTAAAAAGTAGAGCTTGATAGGCAACTTACATCAGATGACTTCTTTGCCATTGGAAATACTACCATCTACTAGGAAGATTTCAAAACTTACATCAGATGACTTCTTTGCCATTGGAAATACTACCATCTACTAGGAAGATTTCAAAACTTACATCAGATGACTTCTTTGCCATTGGAAATACTACCATCTACTAGGAAGATTTCAAAACTTACATCAGATGACTTCTTTGCCATTGGAAATACTACCATCTACTAGGAAGATTTCAAAACTTACATCAGATGACTTCTTTGCCATTGGAAATACTACCATCTACTAGGAAGATTTCAAAACTTGAGCAGATTTGAGTGACAAATGaacgtcaaaaaaaaacaaaatgtataaagtAGACTAAAAATATACAAGACGCTCTCTGAAATTTAGACAGTACAGATGCagagaattttatttttgtgtatgtAGAGAGTACTGCCTTACCCAAAATCTAGTTTGGCACGCACACCCACTCTCTGCATTGcctataataaaatgtaattcttTGCCTAAAGTATAATGTGCTAGATCAAACTGGGAACAACCTGGTTTGGGAGATGATGGTGTTGCTTTCGATGCTCAGCAATAGTGTACAGCTGCCACCATCCTGTGGTGGGGTTGTTCACTGTACCATTCTTTGCAGCAACACCAGTGGCATGGAAGTAAAGGTTACCCTGGTAAACATTGGGTGCAGTTTTCATGCTGGGGAACAAATGCAGCGCCATtaagacaaaagaaaacaaaatttacttcATAGGTAACAAGCTTAAAACTAAGAATATTATCTGTAACCTAAGTCTCCAGACTTATCAGTAGCCTATAATCTATGTTTGGAGCCTTAACTTAAGTCTCAGGATTTGCATGTATCATTAAGTCTCAAGTCTTATCTGTAACTAGTAACCTATGTCTCAAGTCTTATCTGTAACTAGTAATCTATGTTTCAAGTCTTATCTGTAACCAGTAACCTATGTTTCAAGTCTTATCTGTAACTAGTAACCTATGTCTCAAGTCTTATCTGTAACCAGTAACCTATGTTTCAAGTCTTATCTGTAACCAGTAATCTATGTTTCAAGTCTTATCTGTAACCAGTAACCTATGTTTCAAGTCTTATCTGTAACCAGTAATCTATGTTTCAAGTCTTATCTGTAACCAGTAATCTATGTTTCAAGTCTTATCTGTAACCAGTAATCTATGTTTCAAGTCTTATCTGTAACTAGTAACCTATGTTTCAAGTCTTATCTGTAGCTAGAAACCTATGTTTCAAGTCTTATCTGTAACCAGTAACCTATGTTTCAAGTCTTATCTGTAACCAGTAACCCATGTTTCAAGTCTTATCTGTAACCAGTAACCTATGTTTCAAGTCTTATCTGTAACCAGTAACCTATGTTTCAAGTCTTATCTGTAACCTGTAACCTATGTTTCAAGTCTTATCTGTAACCAGTAATCTATGTTTCAAGTCTTATCTGTAACCAGTAATCTATGTTTCAAGTCTTATCTGTAACCAGTAATCTATGTTTCAAGTCTTATCTGTAACTAGTAACCTATGTTTCAAGTCTTATCTGTAGCTAGAAACCTATGTTTCAAGTCTTATCTGTAAACAGTAACCTATGTTTCAAGTCTTATCTGTAACCAGTAACCCATGTTTCAAGTCTTATCTGTAACCAGTAACCTATGTTTCAAGTCTTATCTGTAACCAGTAACCTATGTTTCAAGTCTTATCTGTAACTAGTAACCTATGTCTCAAGTCTTATCTGTAACCAGTAACCTATGTTTCAAGTCCTACCTGTAACCAGTAACCTATGTTTCAAGTCTTATCTGTAACCAGTAACCTATGTTTCAAGTCTTATCTGTAACCAGTAACCTATGTTTCAAGTCTTATCTGTAACTAGTAACCTATGTTTCAAGTCTTATCTGTAACCAGTAACCTATGTTTCAAGTCTTATCTGTAACCAGTAACCTATGTTTCAAGTCTTATCTGTAACCAGTAACCTATGTTTCCAGTCTTATCTGTAACCAGTAACCTATGTTTCAAGTCTTATCTGTAACCAGTAACCTATGTTTCAAGTCTTATCTGTAACCAGTAACCTATGTTTCCAGTCTTATCTGTAACCAGTAACCTATGTTTCAAGTCCTACCTGTAACCAGTAACCTATGTTTCCAGTCTTATCTGTAACCAGTAACCTATGTTTCAAGTCCTACCTGTAACCAGTAACCTATGTTTCAAGTCCTACCTGTTAGCAGTAACCTATGTTTCAAGTCCTACCTGTAACCAGTAACCTATGTTTCAAGTCTTATCTGTAACCAGTAACCTATGTTTCAAGTCCTACCTGTAACCAGTAACCTATGTTTCAAGTCCTACCTGTAACCAGTAACCTATGTTTCAAGTCTTACCTGTAACCAGTAACCTATGTTTCAAGTCCTACCTGTAACCAGTAACCTATGTTTCAAGTCTTACCTGTAACCAGTAACCTATGTTTCAAGTCCTACCTGTAACCAGTAACCTATGTTTCAAGTCCTACCTGTAACCAGTAACCTATGTTTCAAGTCCTACCTGTAACCAGTAACCTATGTTTCAAGTCCTACCTGTAACCAGTAACCTATGTTTCAAGTCCTACCTGTAACCAGTAACCTATGTTTCAAGTCCTACCTGTAACCAGTAACCTATGTTTCAAGTCCTACCTGTAACCAGTAACCTATGTTTCAAGTCCTACCTGTAACCAGTAACCTATGTTTCAAGTCCTACCTGTAACCAGTAACCTATGTTTCAAGTCCTACCTGTAACCAGTAACCTATGTTTCAAGTCCTACCTGTAACCAGTAACCTATGTTTCAAGTCCTACCTGTAACCAGTAACCTATGTTTCAAGTCCTACCTGTAACCAGTAACCTATGTTTCAAGTCCTACCTGTAACCAGTAACCTATGTTTCAAGTCCTACCTGTAACCAGTAACCTATGTTTCAAGTCCTACCTGTAACCAGTAACCTATGTTTCAAGTCCTACCTGTAACCAGTAACCTATGTTTCAAGTCCTACCTGTAACCAGTAACCTATGTTTCAAGTCCTACCTGTAACCTATGTTTCAAGTCCTACCTGTAACCAGTAACCTATGTTTCAAGTCCTACCTGTAACCTATGTTTCAAGTCCTACCTGTAACCTTTGTTTCAAGTCCTACCTGTAACCTAAGTCTCTGCACAAATGGTAAAGGTGACAGAAAAGATATGGGggacaataattttaaaagattcctagcatacaaattatttttaatgactTTAGACACTATTCtgaacatcttatcttatcttatcttatataatacagatgttactttaaaaaagaaacagtagGCTAATGTGCAATCAATGTGGTAATGAAAGCATATTTTGAGGTTTCCGTTTTATAACTAACAAGGTGAACTATTTAACAAAACAGTAAGTTCCATTCAATGGTGAAAGTTTTTCAATGATTCTATTTGAAATTTGAGCcattgttattttcatttataaaatgttCTGTACAAATATGAGAgccattattaaataaaaatcattCTAATCAACTTCATGGAGATCAATATTTATGAATGTTCACCATTATTTCACTGTCTGAGGTCTGAAGCGATAACTTGTATATGATGATATAAATCAGTTtggcataataaaaaaaaggtttgcatgaaaattataaaactatatgATTTCATAGAAGAAGCTAACCTTGGATCAAAAGCATGAACATCACAACCATAGGAAACCATGTCCTGGTCATAGGAGAAATCAAAGTTTAtactggaaaaaaataaaaattattgtcaACATTATTTCTTGATATACTGGTATTCTTCTGCGAGTGAAACAGCTTTTGGCCAGCTTTATTTATGGACCTAAATTCACTGGCTGACATAAATCAAAATTGTTCTAAAGC contains the following coding sequences:
- the LOC106068302 gene encoding probable methyltransferase-like protein 24 isoform X4 produces the protein MRKPKCLFLLLPCLAIGSFILYTRYSGQNWTELNIGIRGSAKECGSISRQEIRANRTEAPPPPLPDVNPIPSDEVLDQMSHKEVQDFYHRYINSPQATCSSVIRMGKVTDGGWELCDDPLYKPIKGDCLVYSYGINFDFSYDQDMVSYGCDVHAFDPSMKTAPNVYQGNLYFHATGVAAKNGTVNNPTTGWWQLYTIAEHRKQHHHLPNQRQLDIVKMDVEGYEHESLMLALDDGSLDDVRQLAFETHVTWSATDPSKEEYIKYLGLLRNVYDHGFRIYLTHRNYVWSAFESVINKGRKFTKCHEIHTVNIKLKNTPSQPQTRPESLSFASEAQKQKEHQLQMKVIESELVEYKNLGLRYSPR
- the LOC106068302 gene encoding uncharacterized protein LOC106068302 isoform X2 — protein: MLLSEGFNYEEQKAVTFIPAMRKPKCLFLLLPCLAIGSFILYTRYSGQNWTELNIGIRGSAKECGSISRQEIRANRTEAPPPPLPDVNPIPSDEVLDQMSHKEVQDFYHRYINSPQATCSSVIRMGKVTDGGWELCDDPLYKPIKGDCLVYSYGINFDFSYDQDMVSYGCDVHAFDPSMKTAPNVYQGNLYFHATGVAAKNGTVNNPTTGWWQLYTIAEHRKQHHHLPNQRQLDIVKMDVEGYEHESLMLALDDGSLDDVRQLAFETHVTWSATDPSKEEYIKYLGLLRNVYDHGFRIYLTHRNYVWSAFESVINKGRKFTKCHEIHTVNIKLKNTPSQPQTRPESLSFASEAQKQKEHQLQMKVIESELVEYKNLGLRYSPR
- the LOC106068302 gene encoding uncharacterized protein LOC106068302 isoform X1, which encodes MCAKADLDIFILASQADLSGNEVLDCVRLVLNRFLIDRPRQHFQTCCKGLKYRSRYDSLVSSPSFSPKVPMEQKAVTFIPAMRKPKCLFLLLPCLAIGSFILYTRYSGQNWTELNIGIRGSAKECGSISRQEIRANRTEAPPPPLPDVNPIPSDEVLDQMSHKEVQDFYHRYINSPQATCSSVIRMGKVTDGGWELCDDPLYKPIKGDCLVYSYGINFDFSYDQDMVSYGCDVHAFDPSMKTAPNVYQGNLYFHATGVAAKNGTVNNPTTGWWQLYTIAEHRKQHHHLPNQRQLDIVKMDVEGYEHESLMLALDDGSLDDVRQLAFETHVTWSATDPSKEEYIKYLGLLRNVYDHGFRIYLTHRNYVWSAFESVINKGRKFTKCHEIHTVNIKLKNTPSQPQTRPESLSFASEAQKQKEHQLQMKVIESELVEYKNLGLRYSPR
- the LOC106068302 gene encoding uncharacterized protein LOC106068302 isoform X3 → MSTNSKEQKAVTFIPAMRKPKCLFLLLPCLAIGSFILYTRYSGQNWTELNIGIRGSAKECGSISRQEIRANRTEAPPPPLPDVNPIPSDEVLDQMSHKEVQDFYHRYINSPQATCSSVIRMGKVTDGGWELCDDPLYKPIKGDCLVYSYGINFDFSYDQDMVSYGCDVHAFDPSMKTAPNVYQGNLYFHATGVAAKNGTVNNPTTGWWQLYTIAEHRKQHHHLPNQRQLDIVKMDVEGYEHESLMLALDDGSLDDVRQLAFETHVTWSATDPSKEEYIKYLGLLRNVYDHGFRIYLTHRNYVWSAFESVINKGRKFTKCHEIHTVNIKLKNTPSQPQTRPESLSFASEAQKQKEHQLQMKVIESELVEYKNLGLRYSPR